A genomic stretch from Chitinophaga lutea includes:
- a CDS encoding Crp/Fnr family transcriptional regulator: MKQFSDAETDAMYANMFALFNQIEPVSPTLENDIRQQTEVVFFRKKSIILELGKICRHCYFGMKGLVRGYYVSDEGEDITSWFMKERDVIISVKSFFRQVPSREVLETLEDTVCISLEYERLKALYRKYPAFNNIGRELTEEYYIQMETRAISLRMDDAKVRYDKLLEMHPDIVSRVPLQYIASYLGIDAATLSRVRSGKYPSKKQRIF, encoded by the coding sequence ATGAAACAATTTAGCGACGCTGAAACGGACGCCATGTATGCAAATATGTTTGCACTTTTCAACCAGATCGAGCCCGTCTCGCCCACCCTGGAAAACGATATCCGGCAACAGACCGAGGTCGTGTTTTTCAGGAAAAAATCCATCATCCTGGAACTGGGCAAAATATGCCGGCATTGTTATTTCGGGATGAAGGGGCTGGTGCGCGGATATTATGTGTCGGACGAAGGGGAAGACATTACCTCGTGGTTCATGAAGGAGCGCGATGTGATCATTTCGGTGAAGAGTTTCTTCCGGCAGGTGCCCAGCCGCGAAGTGCTGGAGACGCTGGAAGACACCGTGTGCATATCGCTGGAATATGAGCGGCTGAAGGCGCTGTATAGAAAATATCCTGCCTTCAACAACATCGGCCGTGAGCTGACGGAGGAATATTACATACAGATGGAAACCCGCGCCATCTCACTGCGCATGGACGATGCCAAAGTGCGGTACGACAAGCTGCTGGAGATGCATCCGGATATTGTGAGCCGTGTGCCGTTGCAGTATATCGCTTCGTACCTCGGCATCGATGCGGCTACGCTGAGCCGCGTCCGGTCCGGAAAATATCCGTCGAAGAAGCAGCGGATTTTTTGA
- a CDS encoding heavy-metal-associated domain-containing protein, with product MKKVIAVLAGLTATLNVFAQSAKTDSFTVSGNCNMCKKRIEKAALTDGVTKALWNVDTKVMTITYDSAKTSAEAVQKKIAVSGHDTEKQKATESAYNLLPGCCRYERK from the coding sequence ATGAAAAAAGTAATCGCCGTACTCGCCGGCCTCACCGCTACCCTGAACGTATTCGCGCAATCCGCAAAAACCGACTCTTTCACCGTTTCCGGTAATTGCAACATGTGCAAAAAGAGAATCGAAAAGGCCGCCCTCACCGATGGCGTCACCAAAGCGCTGTGGAATGTTGATACGAAGGTGATGACCATCACGTACGATTCGGCCAAAACGTCCGCTGAAGCAGTTCAAAAGAAAATCGCCGTTTCCGGCCACGACACGGAAAAACAGAAAGCGACCGAATCGGCCTACAACCTGCTCCCGGGCTGCTGCCGTTATGAGCGCAAATAG
- a CDS encoding SDR family oxidoreductase produces MGFFTNKVIWITGASSGLGEELALQLAKENARLILTARNREALTTVQQKAGGESVLLPADLEKDDLQQLSAAALKAYGHIDILINNAGITQRSMAEDTQPAVDRRLMEINFFAPVTLTKSLLPHFRERNTGMVVVMSSMAGLMGFPLRTSYAAAKHALQGYFETLQVEHTIPGFSAMIVSPGRINTPISLHALTASGEAHNKMDKGQANGIPVDVCVRKIVAGMRNGKQRVIVARSERLLWLFHKLVPPLYYYIARKVGANQ; encoded by the coding sequence ATGGGATTTTTTACGAATAAAGTGATATGGATTACGGGAGCTTCCTCCGGTTTGGGGGAAGAACTGGCTTTGCAGCTGGCGAAGGAAAACGCCCGGCTGATACTGACTGCCCGCAACAGGGAAGCGCTCACCACCGTACAGCAGAAAGCCGGCGGGGAATCGGTGCTTTTGCCGGCAGACCTCGAAAAGGACGACCTGCAACAGCTGTCCGCCGCCGCACTGAAAGCATACGGGCACATCGATATTTTGATTAACAATGCCGGGATAACGCAACGTTCCATGGCGGAAGACACCCAGCCGGCGGTAGACCGGCGGCTGATGGAAATCAATTTCTTCGCGCCCGTTACACTCACCAAAAGCCTGCTTCCCCATTTCCGGGAACGGAATACGGGGATGGTGGTAGTGATGAGCAGTATGGCGGGACTGATGGGTTTCCCCCTGCGAACCTCCTATGCGGCAGCGAAACATGCCCTGCAGGGGTATTTCGAAACGCTGCAGGTGGAGCATACCATCCCGGGGTTTTCAGCGATGATCGTGAGCCCCGGCCGCATCAACACCCCCATTTCCCTGCATGCGCTGACCGCCAGCGGCGAAGCGCATAACAAAATGGACAAGGGGCAGGCCAACGGGATTCCCGTGGATGTCTGCGTCAGGAAAATCGTGGCGGGGATGCGGAATGGGAAACAACGCGTGATCGTAGCACGAAGCGAGCGGCTGCTGTGGTTATTTCACAAACTGGTGCCGCCTCTGTATTATTATATAGCCCGCAAAGTGGGAGCCAATCAATAA
- a CDS encoding lipocalin family protein: MRTLILLFAAALMGACSSRSDNNAPGSVPAGTWRVTHFSERGSDETGDFSGYVFTFAANGSATAVKATTSKTGSWSMSSNNTRFNIDFGAKTDANKPLGELTDDWVIISITNNEIKLTDDNTSSAEFLTFGKN, translated from the coding sequence ATGAGAACACTGATTTTACTGTTTGCGGCCGCCCTGATGGGGGCCTGTTCTTCCCGGTCCGACAACAATGCGCCGGGATCCGTGCCTGCGGGCACCTGGCGGGTGACGCACTTTTCCGAGCGCGGCAGCGATGAAACAGGCGACTTTTCCGGGTACGTTTTCACCTTTGCCGCCAATGGCAGCGCAACGGCGGTCAAAGCCACCACCAGCAAGACGGGGAGCTGGTCGATGAGCAGCAATAACACCCGGTTTAACATCGATTTCGGGGCGAAGACGGACGCAAACAAGCCACTGGGTGAGCTTACAGACGATTGGGTGATTATTTCGATCACGAATAACGAGATCAAATTAACCGACGATAATACCAGCAGCGCGGAGTTCCTGACGTTCGGCAAAAACTGA
- a CDS encoding 1-acyl-sn-glycerol-3-phosphate acyltransferase: MFHYKENHEPCILACTHPNSFLDAMIMGALMPRSLHFLARGDAFKKPWVARILHAMHMIPIFRLSEGKENLVKNEETFHHSIEILRKNGCILIFPEGICVNEYNVRPLRKGTFRMAINAWKNEGLSSLHIQPVSIIYDSFDAVPKSIHVYFGEVMHESHHSKTFNDTLHQRLETGMQAGLQDMQPEKRNRWLLAIPAAIGWFTQRWFYVCWRNFARKKTKGTVFYDSVLFTCMYLTYPLLLLAVTGIAAAVFGAWAWWLLAILPFTAWCYKEYKSV, translated from the coding sequence GTGTTCCATTACAAAGAAAACCATGAGCCCTGCATCCTGGCCTGTACCCATCCCAATTCTTTCCTCGACGCAATGATCATGGGCGCGCTGATGCCGCGCAGCCTGCACTTCCTGGCACGCGGCGACGCGTTTAAGAAGCCATGGGTGGCGCGGATACTGCATGCCATGCATATGATCCCCATTTTCCGGCTCAGCGAGGGGAAAGAGAATCTCGTGAAGAATGAGGAAACATTTCACCATTCCATAGAGATACTCCGTAAAAACGGGTGTATCCTGATTTTCCCGGAAGGCATCTGTGTGAATGAATACAATGTACGTCCGCTGCGGAAGGGGACTTTCAGGATGGCGATCAACGCGTGGAAGAACGAGGGCCTCTCGTCGCTGCACATACAGCCGGTATCGATCATCTACGATTCTTTCGATGCGGTGCCCAAAAGCATTCATGTGTATTTCGGGGAGGTGATGCACGAGTCGCATCACAGCAAAACTTTCAATGACACCCTTCACCAGCGCCTCGAAACAGGCATGCAGGCGGGTTTGCAGGACATGCAGCCGGAAAAGCGGAACCGGTGGCTGCTGGCGATTCCCGCAGCCATCGGTTGGTTCACGCAAAGGTGGTTTTATGTATGCTGGCGGAACTTCGCCAGGAAGAAAACAAAAGGAACGGTGTTTTACGATTCGGTGCTGTTCACCTGTATGTACCTCACTTACCCGCTCCTCCTGCTGGCGGTAACCGGCATCGCCGCGGCGGTGTTCGGGGCCTGGGCGTGGTGGCTGTTGGCAATACTGCCTTTCACTGCCTGGTGTTATAAGGAGTATAAGTCGGTGTAG
- a CDS encoding alpha-L-fucosidase produces MMKRLTIVLAGCLLAAGQVFAQVNSEQLQKWRDRKYAMFIHFGVYSQLGGVWEGKPVNRGLSEQIRAHAAGLYSDTYENVAAGFNPDKWNPDSIALLAKNAGMGSVVITSKHHDGFALYDCAFTQFDIMDATPYKRDILKELSEACKRHGVAFGLYFSLIDWHFPPAMPISGHNSDSIPPAHHDYNKKQITELLTKYGPVTELWFDMGSMTLQQSKEMRELVHRLQPDCMIGSRIGNNMGDFTVMGDNQEPDYIIGVPWQSPASFFHETWGYRSWQQRGDMRAKINEKLTSLIRVASRGGNFLLNIGPRGDGTVVEFERDVLLAIGQWLKKNGEAIYGTSPDPFHVPFSWGSITSRKNKLYLHLLRQPDQNEIVLPGLTGKITKAYLLDDKTPLKTGASKNGGIVQVPANLAPFKVVVLEMPGGFTVPPVNIVAEGTILQNNNAFRYFSNSTVDYNTSFTSTIKNAWTLQSSKTGSSVPVLQYTEEEKGKTIDLQLGNERKTVALDGGTAEQLQPKGLQFGAFYMQGPMFSGIGGSNGSLANLDVTQPWPNGKGRAWKEQTNYKNGQTYWLPAGMMTGYYILQEISSPAKQQVLVKITAGDAVRVTLNGKERYIQSNPLKQDSMEHILLLDLEQGKNQLVVKLFNNFKKQTPLNIDFNIPQVIYRKTLPAVPLKKDGLLPVSWQRHQPATPHDDMGLPNLQLQLR; encoded by the coding sequence ATGATGAAACGATTAACGATTGTCCTGGCAGGATGCCTGCTGGCCGCGGGTCAGGTTTTTGCCCAGGTAAACAGTGAACAGCTCCAAAAATGGCGCGACCGTAAATATGCGATGTTCATTCACTTCGGTGTGTATTCCCAGCTGGGCGGCGTATGGGAAGGGAAACCCGTGAACCGCGGTCTCTCCGAACAGATCAGGGCACACGCAGCCGGCCTGTATAGCGATACGTACGAAAATGTGGCGGCGGGATTTAACCCGGACAAATGGAACCCGGACAGCATCGCGCTGCTGGCAAAAAACGCCGGCATGGGCTCGGTGGTGATCACCTCCAAGCACCACGACGGTTTTGCACTCTATGACTGCGCTTTTACGCAGTTCGACATCATGGACGCCACGCCTTACAAAAGGGATATTCTCAAAGAACTGTCCGAAGCGTGCAAGCGGCACGGCGTGGCGTTCGGGTTGTATTTCTCTTTGATCGACTGGCATTTCCCGCCGGCGATGCCGATTTCGGGACATAACTCCGATTCCATTCCGCCCGCGCATCATGATTACAACAAAAAACAGATCACCGAACTGTTAACAAAATACGGCCCGGTTACGGAACTGTGGTTCGATATGGGCTCCATGACGCTGCAACAGAGTAAGGAAATGCGGGAACTGGTGCACCGCCTGCAGCCCGATTGTATGATCGGCAGCCGCATCGGGAATAACATGGGCGACTTCACCGTAATGGGAGATAACCAGGAGCCGGACTATATCATCGGCGTGCCCTGGCAAAGCCCGGCGTCGTTTTTCCACGAAACCTGGGGCTACCGCTCCTGGCAGCAGCGGGGCGACATGCGGGCCAAGATCAATGAAAAACTCACCAGCCTCATCCGTGTAGCCAGCCGCGGCGGCAACTTTTTGCTTAACATCGGCCCGCGGGGCGACGGTACCGTGGTGGAGTTCGAACGGGACGTGCTGCTGGCCATCGGCCAATGGCTGAAAAAGAACGGCGAGGCGATCTACGGCACATCGCCGGATCCCTTCCACGTGCCTTTCAGCTGGGGCAGCATCACCAGCCGGAAGAACAAACTGTATCTCCATTTGCTGAGGCAGCCGGACCAAAATGAGATCGTTCTGCCCGGCCTCACCGGCAAAATCACGAAAGCCTACCTGCTCGATGACAAAACACCGCTGAAAACAGGCGCTTCCAAAAACGGGGGCATCGTGCAGGTGCCCGCCAACCTGGCACCTTTCAAAGTGGTTGTGCTGGAAATGCCGGGCGGATTCACCGTTCCGCCGGTCAATATCGTAGCGGAAGGAACCATCCTGCAGAACAACAACGCTTTCCGCTATTTCAGCAATTCCACCGTGGATTATAACACCAGCTTCACCAGCACCATCAAAAACGCCTGGACGCTGCAGTCTTCCAAAACCGGCAGCAGCGTGCCGGTGCTGCAATACACCGAAGAAGAAAAAGGCAAAACGATCGACCTCCAGCTGGGGAACGAGCGTAAGACGGTAGCCCTTGACGGCGGAACGGCGGAGCAATTACAGCCGAAGGGGCTGCAGTTCGGTGCGTTCTATATGCAGGGGCCCATGTTCTCTGGTATCGGCGGCAGCAACGGCAGCCTCGCGAACCTAGACGTGACCCAACCCTGGCCCAACGGCAAAGGCCGTGCATGGAAGGAGCAAACCAATTATAAAAACGGGCAGACGTATTGGCTGCCGGCCGGGATGATGACGGGCTACTACATTCTGCAGGAGATCAGCTCGCCGGCAAAACAGCAGGTACTGGTGAAAATCACCGCCGGCGACGCGGTGCGGGTGACGCTGAACGGGAAAGAACGCTACATTCAAAGTAATCCGCTCAAGCAAGACAGCATGGAACACATCCTGCTGCTGGACCTGGAGCAGGGGAAGAACCAGCTGGTGGTGAAGCTGTTTAACAACTTCAAAAAACAGACGCCGCTGAATATTGATTTTAACATTCCGCAGGTGATCTACAGGAAAACCCTGCCGGCGGTACCGCTGAAAAAAGACGGGCTGCTCCCGGTGAGCTGGCAGCGCCATCAGCCCGCTACGCCGCACGACGATATGGGCTTGCCGAACCTGCAATTGCAGTTGCGGTAA
- a CDS encoding helix-turn-helix domain-containing protein has translation MKEISRKLYLLRVLHNLTQHYMAEQLNVSSSTYVSMESGATNMHCNRLDSILSIFNLSPAQFFAFSEEDILNVVRGHSVVVPNAEPSIYPRIISKLEALNMLLFQLLEMKFDLQKYGIRQLGPHRK, from the coding sequence ATGAAAGAAATCAGCAGAAAACTCTATCTCCTGCGTGTGCTGCACAATCTGACCCAGCACTACATGGCGGAGCAGCTGAATGTATCGAGCTCCACGTATGTTTCGATGGAATCCGGCGCCACCAATATGCACTGTAACCGGCTGGATTCCATTCTTTCCATTTTTAACCTGTCGCCCGCCCAGTTCTTCGCTTTTTCCGAAGAAGATATCCTGAATGTGGTCAGGGGGCACAGCGTGGTGGTCCCGAACGCGGAACCAAGCATCTATCCACGTATTATTTCAAAGCTGGAAGCCCTGAATATGCTCCTGTTCCAGTTACTGGAAATGAAGTTCGACCTCCAGAAGTACGGCATCCGGCAGCTGGGCCCGCACCGGAAGTAA
- a CDS encoding slipin family protein, translated as MMKRVTIHKHEAALVYRNGVYQRMLEPGRHWLLYLTEKMVRYDTLQPFTPPQDLNVYLHDAKLADALIVVEVKDTEIALQYENGLLKKVLTAGRYAYWKSVIRYEFVHVNISEAEIAESIDKTVLHHKLVAPYVRNYIVESYEKALLFVDGQFRRELASGAHAWWKNSTAIHVGKVDTRQLQVEINGQEILTRDKAALRINAWAQYRVTDVGKALLHNKDYERQLYILIQLALREYVAAFSFDELLDKKDAVALAVDATALGVEVLGFGIRDIILPGDMKDIMNQVLMAEKKAQANIIMRREETASTRSLMNTARLMDDNPMLFKLKEMEYVEKIAEKISTISVTGNNGLIDGLKQIFVTPK; from the coding sequence ATGATGAAAAGAGTAACCATCCACAAACACGAAGCAGCCCTGGTGTACAGGAACGGAGTGTACCAGCGTATGCTGGAACCGGGCCGCCACTGGCTGCTGTACCTGACCGAAAAAATGGTGCGTTATGACACCCTGCAGCCGTTTACCCCGCCGCAGGATCTGAACGTATACCTGCACGACGCCAAACTGGCCGATGCATTGATCGTTGTCGAGGTAAAAGACACGGAGATTGCACTGCAATACGAAAACGGTCTGCTGAAAAAAGTACTGACCGCCGGCCGCTATGCCTACTGGAAAAGCGTTATCCGGTACGAGTTCGTGCACGTCAATATCAGCGAAGCGGAAATCGCGGAAAGTATCGATAAAACCGTGCTGCACCACAAACTGGTGGCGCCTTATGTCCGCAACTACATCGTGGAAAGCTACGAAAAAGCGCTGCTGTTCGTAGACGGGCAGTTCCGCCGCGAACTGGCCAGCGGAGCGCATGCCTGGTGGAAAAACAGCACCGCCATCCACGTAGGGAAAGTAGATACGCGCCAGCTCCAGGTAGAGATCAACGGCCAGGAAATCCTGACCCGCGATAAAGCCGCCCTGCGCATCAACGCCTGGGCACAATACCGGGTGACCGACGTGGGAAAAGCGCTGTTGCATAACAAAGACTACGAGCGCCAGTTGTACATCCTGATCCAGCTGGCTTTGCGAGAGTACGTAGCCGCCTTCAGCTTCGACGAGTTGCTGGATAAGAAAGACGCCGTCGCGCTGGCGGTCGACGCGACCGCATTGGGCGTGGAGGTACTGGGCTTCGGTATCCGCGACATCATCCTGCCGGGTGATATGAAAGATATCATGAACCAGGTATTGATGGCGGAAAAGAAAGCACAGGCCAACATCATCATGCGCCGCGAAGAAACGGCCAGCACCCGCAGCCTGATGAACACGGCGCGCCTGATGGACGACAACCCGATGCTGTTCAAACTGAAAGAGATGGAATATGTGGAGAAGATCGCTGAAAAAATCAGCACTATCAGTGTAACCGGCAACAACGGGCTGATCGACGGACTGAAACAGATCTTTGTTACCCCGAAATAA
- a CDS encoding VOC family protein has translation MTYITGIQQIGIGVRNVRESMLGYKEHFGMDVLIFDDTSEATLMTPYTGGTVHRRRAVLSLNMQGGGGFEIWQFQDRQPVAPAQVPQYGDLGIYAAKIKCRNIEAAHQHLKGCNAVKVGELTKDPAGQPHFYVTDAHENTFEIVTGNHWFHKNSNACGGVTGAVIGVRDMEKAVGFYRDILGIDEMVYDVADAKYRKVLLRKHPGRIGAFHKLLGSVEIELVQSLAREPVKIYQNRYWGDCGFIHLCFDVIDMCALKEHASKLGYHFSIDSLDSFAMESAAGRFCYVEDPDGTLIELVETHKVPLYKKWGLYLNLKKRSLEKPLPDWMIRMLSLSKVK, from the coding sequence ATGACTTACATTACCGGAATTCAGCAAATTGGTATTGGTGTGCGAAATGTCCGCGAGTCCATGTTAGGATACAAGGAGCATTTCGGCATGGACGTGCTGATATTTGACGATACCTCCGAAGCTACGCTGATGACCCCCTATACCGGCGGCACCGTACATCGCAGGCGGGCCGTGCTCTCCCTCAATATGCAAGGCGGCGGCGGATTCGAGATCTGGCAGTTCCAGGACCGCCAGCCCGTAGCGCCGGCACAGGTACCGCAATACGGCGACCTGGGCATTTACGCCGCAAAAATCAAATGCCGCAACATCGAAGCCGCGCACCAGCATCTCAAAGGCTGCAATGCCGTGAAAGTGGGCGAGCTCACCAAAGACCCCGCCGGCCAGCCGCACTTTTATGTGACGGACGCGCATGAAAATACTTTTGAAATCGTAACCGGCAACCACTGGTTCCACAAAAACAGCAATGCCTGCGGCGGCGTAACCGGCGCCGTGATCGGCGTACGCGACATGGAAAAAGCGGTGGGCTTCTACCGCGATATTCTCGGCATCGACGAGATGGTGTACGACGTGGCCGACGCGAAATACCGCAAAGTGCTGCTCCGCAAACACCCCGGCCGCATCGGCGCATTCCATAAACTGCTGGGCTCCGTGGAAATAGAGCTGGTGCAGAGCCTCGCCCGCGAGCCCGTAAAAATCTACCAGAACCGTTATTGGGGCGATTGTGGATTCATCCACCTCTGCTTCGACGTGATCGATATGTGCGCGCTCAAAGAGCACGCCTCCAAACTGGGCTATCATTTCTCCATCGACAGCCTGGATTCCTTCGCCATGGAAAGCGCCGCCGGCCGCTTCTGCTACGTGGAAGACCCGGACGGAACGCTGATAGAACTGGTGGAAACCCACAAAGTGCCGCTCTATAAAAAATGGGGGCTGTACCTGAACCTGAAGAAACGTTCGCTGGAAAAACCGCTGCCGGACTGGATGATCCGGATGCTGTCGCTCAGTAAGGTGAAGTAG
- a CDS encoding S41 family peptidase, which produces MKGIILGAACLLAGFAAKAQRVFTPQELQADFTVIRQALEEAHPGLYRYCTREQMREHFGKVDQSLNKGMTELAFFRRVNPLLAAVRDGHTKFHRNGKPDDYYAFFEDGYFPLQLHFSNGKAYVLRSLSTKGLPPGTEVKSINGRKMGDITAHLFNNILADGDVKSARYEALNQFFPGYYAAFIGPAKEFKIRYKEVAGKNGTTTLPAVKADAARANQKDEPRYRLSFPKPNTALLRIAGFSNATEGPAYADFLAAVFRELKEQRIPHLIIDLRNNEGGRDAFGIALYAYLAKAPFRYYNRLTVAGIGPYSFAQHASFPREMEYLKQFVQKVGDEYLFTRKEGLEERAPHPDAFTGNVYILQNGRSYSVSAEFAAIAKDNRRAIFAGDESGGAFQGNTSGAFALVRLPNTGLELAVPLLGYYMQLQQPHPASKGIPADWPVSTGVMDIIRGRDAVLEETLKRIP; this is translated from the coding sequence ATGAAAGGAATTATTTTAGGGGCCGCGTGTTTGCTGGCCGGGTTTGCTGCGAAGGCCCAACGGGTGTTTACCCCGCAGGAATTACAGGCAGACTTTACCGTCATCCGGCAGGCGCTCGAAGAAGCGCACCCCGGGTTGTACCGCTACTGCACACGTGAGCAAATGCGGGAACATTTCGGGAAGGTGGATCAGTCTCTGAACAAGGGCATGACGGAACTGGCCTTTTTTCGCCGGGTGAATCCCCTCCTGGCGGCCGTCCGCGATGGGCATACCAAGTTTCATCGCAATGGGAAGCCGGACGATTATTACGCCTTTTTCGAGGATGGTTATTTTCCCCTTCAGCTGCACTTCAGCAACGGAAAGGCATATGTGCTTCGTTCCCTGTCAACAAAGGGGCTGCCTCCCGGCACCGAAGTGAAAAGTATCAACGGGCGGAAAATGGGAGACATTACGGCGCATCTTTTCAACAACATCCTGGCGGACGGTGACGTGAAAAGCGCGCGATACGAGGCGCTGAACCAGTTTTTCCCCGGCTATTATGCTGCATTTATCGGTCCTGCGAAGGAATTTAAAATCCGGTATAAAGAAGTGGCCGGTAAAAACGGGACCACTACACTGCCGGCTGTGAAAGCCGACGCAGCGAGGGCGAATCAAAAGGACGAACCCCGGTACCGGTTGTCGTTTCCCAAACCGAATACCGCCCTGCTGCGCATCGCCGGTTTTTCTAACGCGACGGAGGGCCCCGCATATGCAGATTTTCTGGCCGCTGTATTCAGGGAGTTGAAGGAGCAACGAATCCCGCACCTTATCATCGACCTGCGGAACAATGAGGGCGGCAGAGACGCTTTCGGTATTGCGCTATACGCTTACCTGGCGAAGGCGCCTTTCAGATACTACAACCGCCTCACAGTCGCGGGCATTGGCCCTTACTCCTTCGCACAGCATGCTTCCTTTCCACGGGAGATGGAATATTTGAAGCAGTTTGTGCAGAAAGTGGGTGATGAATACCTGTTCACCCGCAAAGAAGGGCTGGAAGAACGCGCCCCGCACCCCGACGCTTTTACCGGCAACGTGTACATCCTGCAAAATGGCCGGAGTTACTCCGTGAGCGCGGAGTTTGCGGCCATTGCGAAAGACAACCGGCGCGCCATTTTTGCCGGCGATGAAAGCGGTGGCGCATTCCAGGGCAATACGAGCGGAGCATTCGCCCTGGTGCGCCTGCCCAATACCGGCCTTGAGCTGGCAGTACCACTGCTGGGATACTACATGCAATTGCAGCAGCCGCATCCGGCCAGTAAGGGAATTCCTGCCGACTGGCCCGTGAGCACCGGCGTAATGGATATTATCCGGGGCCGGGATGCGGTACTGGAAGAAACGCTCAAACGCATCCCATGA
- a CDS encoding helix-turn-helix domain-containing protein: MTAPILFRYFVIAGLINTALFTFLLLTHKRNSTATLLLMALMLLVSFQALLNGFDTRAFFMANPHLSRVSWLQLSLFGPLIYLMVKKLTVPPQRLQWNDAIHAAPFLAYCIILWPWLSQPAAEKRRLLSDFEALSRHDFGWLNQVSLLMLFFYLLLSLRQFRQYRSALENTFSEISRRRQQWLQQFLYAILAVLVISGLGFYGRKWDIPFISWFYHYNYVIVVGMVYWLAYKCLTQPDIFMPGSDGAMVRYRKSGLAATAAPSMYGQLLLHMETAKPYLDPDLTIYTLAEALNMQRHHLSQLINERSGSSFYDFINGYRVEAVKSRLKDPASGHLTILGIAFECGFNSKATFNTTFRKFTGLTPSAYRKADG, from the coding sequence ATGACAGCCCCAATTTTGTTCCGGTATTTCGTTATTGCCGGGCTTATCAACACAGCTTTGTTCACCTTTCTATTGCTGACGCATAAACGGAACAGCACGGCCACCCTGCTATTGATGGCGCTGATGCTGCTGGTTTCGTTCCAGGCACTGCTGAACGGTTTCGATACCCGGGCATTTTTTATGGCGAACCCGCACCTCAGTCGTGTGTCGTGGTTGCAGCTCAGTCTTTTCGGTCCGCTCATTTACCTGATGGTGAAAAAACTCACTGTCCCGCCACAGCGCTTGCAATGGAACGATGCCATTCACGCCGCCCCTTTCCTCGCGTATTGCATCATCCTCTGGCCCTGGCTGTCGCAGCCCGCTGCGGAAAAAAGACGGCTGCTCAGTGACTTTGAGGCGCTCAGCCGCCACGACTTCGGATGGCTGAACCAGGTGAGCCTGCTGATGCTGTTCTTTTACCTGCTGTTGTCTCTGCGGCAGTTCCGGCAATACCGGAGCGCGCTGGAGAATACCTTTTCCGAAATCAGTCGGCGGCGGCAGCAATGGTTGCAACAGTTTTTATATGCCATCCTGGCGGTGCTGGTTATTTCCGGGTTGGGGTTTTACGGCAGGAAATGGGATATCCCTTTCATCAGCTGGTTCTATCATTACAACTACGTGATCGTAGTGGGAATGGTGTACTGGCTGGCTTATAAATGCCTCACCCAACCCGATATTTTCATGCCCGGAAGTGACGGGGCCATGGTGCGGTACCGCAAATCCGGCCTCGCCGCTACCGCCGCCCCGTCTATGTACGGCCAGTTGCTGCTCCATATGGAAACGGCAAAACCCTATCTCGATCCCGACCTGACGATCTATACCCTGGCCGAAGCGCTGAACATGCAGCGGCATCATTTGTCGCAGTTGATCAATGAACGGTCGGGCAGCAGTTTTTATGACTTTATCAACGGCTACCGGGTGGAGGCGGTGAAAAGCAGGCTGAAGGATCCGGCTTCGGGCCATCTCACTATCCTGGGCATCGCATTCGAATGCGGGTTCAATTCCAAGGCGACTTTTAATACCACTTTCCGGAAATTCACCGGGCTCACGCCTTCAGCTTACCGGAAAGCGGATGGATAA